From Kitasatospora sp. MAP12-44:
CAGGACTTCGATCCGGCGGGCTTCGTCCAGGACTTCCGGGCCTCGCGCCATCTGCGCCCGCTGAGCACCGGCGGCTGCCCGTTCACCCGGGGCATCAAGTTCGGCGGTCCGATGTTCGGCATCTTCGACGAGCGTGAGGCCGCCGTCTTCACCGCCTGGGCGGCGGCCGTGGCCGCGGGCGAGCCGGCGGGCGCGCCGTACACGCCCGACCGCACCGGCGAGGAGCAGGCCGCCCACTGGCAGCGGGCCGTCGCCGACGCACGACCGGCGGACGTCCGGTTCGCCGAGCCGGCCCCCGCCGACGACCGGGAGCTGTTCCACCGGCTGGTCAACATCGAGAGCCACCCCAACACCCTTCCGCTGGCCAGGAGTCTGGCGGTGGCCGGCCTGGACCGCGCCGAGCTGCTCTTCGAGCACGGCGGCGGCGGCCGCTACACCGACGCGGGCTGGTTCGAGTACAGCCCGCAGGCCCTGCTGGAGCGGGTCGACCGGATCTACTGGGACAAGCTGGTCGAGCCCTACCGTCCGCTCCAGGAGATCCCCGAGCGCGACGAGGTGGTCTTCCACCAGAAGACCTTCGCGCTCGGCAGCCTGATCGACGGCACCTGGGCGTACCGGATCGGCAACCTCGGCCGCTACCACCGGCAGAGCGACGCGATGCTCTTCTCGATCTACGCGGACGAGATGGGGCGCGGCGACCTCGCCAAGAACCACATCACGCTGATCCGCCGGGTGCTCGCCTCGATGGACGTCCAGCTGCCGCACATCCGCTCGGCGGACTTCCTCGACCAGGGCGAACTCCCGGACGAGCTCTACGGGTTCTCGATCCACCAGCTCTGCCTGGCGCTGTTTCCCGACACCCTCTACAACGAGATCCTCGGCTACAACCTCGGTATCGAGATGTTCGGCCTGGGCGAGATGCGGCTGCACGAGATCGAGAAGCTGCGCCGCCACCGCCTGGACGTCTCCTACGAGGAGGCGCACCTGTCGATCGACAACGCCTCGGCCGGCCACGCCCGGCAGTCCGCCGAGATCGTCGTCTCCTACCTGGACGGCGTGCGGCGCAGCTCCGGTGAGGCGGCCGTGCAGCAGGAGTGGCGGCGGATCTGGCGCGGCTACGCCTCGTTCGCCTGGTTCGTGGAACACCCGCTGGTCAGGTCGCTGACCGCGCGACCGGCGCAGAGTGCCGACCTGCTGATCTGACGCCCCCGCCGGACACGTTGAGGAGATCCGACCGTGAAGCTCACCCCACCGACCGCCTTCGACCGGGAGATCCTGGCCCTCCCCTTCTACGAGGACCACCACCGCACCCGCGCCCAGGCGCTCGGCCAGTGGTGCGAGGAGCAGGCCGAACTCTGGGAGCAGAGCCGCCGGGAGAGCCCGGAGAAGGCCGGCCGGCGCATTCTGCAGGCGCTCGGCGAGGCCGGCTGGCTGGCCTTCCTCGACCCGGCGGCCGCCTCCGGGAGCCCCGGTGACGGCGACTACCGCTCGATCTGCCTGGCCCGGGAGGCCCTCGCCTACGCGGAGGACCTGGCCGACTTCGCCTTCTCGATCCAGGCCCTGGCCGCAACGCCGATCCTGCGCTACGGCAGCGAGCAGCAGCAGCGGCGCTATCTGCCGGGGATGGCCGCCGGGACGCTGGCCGGGGCCTTCGCGGTCTCCGAGGAGCAGGCCGGCTCCGATGTCGCCGCCCTGGCGCTGGCGGCGGTACGGGACGGCGACGACTACGTCCTGAACGGCGAGAAGGCCTGGATCGCCAACGCCACGGTGGCGGACGTGTTCTGCGTGATCGCCCGGACCGGCGAGGGGCCGGGACCGCTCGGTCTGACGGCCTTCCTGGTCCCGGCCGGCACACCCGGTCTGCGGGTCGGCGAGCCGGTGGAGATGATCGCGCCGCGCTCCTTCGCCCACCTGTCCTTCACCGACTGCCGGGTGCCCGCGGAGAGCGTGCTGGGCCGTCCGGGCCGGGGCTTCGTGGTCGCGATGGACCTGCTCGAACGCTTCCGGATGACGGTCGGCGCTGCGGCCACCGGGTTCGCGCGGCGGGCGGCGGACGCGGCCCAGGGCCGGGCCAGGCAGCGCCGGATCTACGGCGGAACGCTCTTCGACCTGCCCACCGTCAAGGCCGAACTGGCCGCCATCGAGGTCGACTTGAACGCCTCCGCGATGCTGGTGGCGCGGGCCGCCTGGGAGCTGGACCGAGGCAGCCGCGGCTACGCCAAGCACTCCGGGATCGCCAAGCTGCACGCCACCGAGGCGGCGCAGCGGATCGTCGACCGCTGCGTGCAGGTGTTCGGCGCGGCGGGGCTGGTACGGGACAGCCTCCCCGAGCGGCTCTACCGCCAGATCCGCTCGCTGCGTGTCTACGAGGGCGCTTCCGAGGTTCAACAGCAGACGATCGCCGGCGCACTCGACGCGCGCCGGGCCCGCTGACACAGGAGTACGAGCTCATGCTGACACCGGTCGACGCCGTCCGGCACCCGGACCCCTACCCCTACTACGCCACGCTGACCGCCGAACTGCCCTTCGCCTACCACGAGTCGGTGCAGGCCTGGGTGGCCGCCGACGCCCGGTCGGTGACCGCCGTGCTCGGCTCCGCCGGGTACCGGGTGCGCCCGACGGCCGAACCCGTGCCGACCGGCCTGCTCGGCACCGCCGCCGGGGACGTCTTCGGCGACCTGGTCCGGATGACCGACGGGCCCGTCCAGCAGCGGCTGAAGCAGGTGGTGACCGGGGCGCTGCGGGAGGCGGACGGGCCGGCGGTCGGCAAGACGGCGGCCGAGCGGACCCGGGCCAGCCTGGCCCGCGGCGGCGAACCCCGGTTCGAGGAGCTGATGTTCGGCGTCCCGGCCCAGGTGGTGGCGGCGCTGTGCGGCCTCGACGACGGCGCGGACGAGGAGGCCGCCCGGCTGATCGGCGACTTCGTGCAGTGCATCCCGGCCTCGGCCACCCTGGAGCAGCAGCAGGCGGCCGCGCTGGCCGCCCAGCGGCTGCAGGCGCTGCTCGGCCCCGGGCTCACGGCGGGCCGACCGGAGGGCCAGTCGGAGGGCCTGCTCGGCGCGCTGGTCCGGGCGGCCCGGCGCGAGGACTGGTCCGAGACGGCACCGCTGCTGGCGAACGCCGTCGGGTTCCTCTCGCAGACGTACGACGCCACCGCCGGGCTGATCGGCAACAGCCTGCTGGCGCTTCGCGATCTCGCGGCGGTGCCGCACTCCGCCGAGGAGTTGGCGGCGGTGGTCCGCGAGACGGCCCGCCATGACGCTCCGATCCAGAACACCCGGCGGTTCGCCGCCGCGCCACCCCAGCACGGCGGGCCACCCGCGCACGCCGAGCCGCTGCGGTACGGCGACGCGGTGGTCGAGCCCGGGCAGGCGGTCCTGCTGCTGCTGGCCGCCGCCAACCGCGACCCGGCGGTCAACCCCGACCCGCACGCGTTCCGGCCCGGCCGCCCGGCACCCGCCGTCTTCACCTTCGGCGCCGCCGCGCACCGCTGCCCCGGCGAGGAGCTGGCGGTGGCGATCACCACCGGCGTCCTCGCGGAGCTGCTGGCGGCCGGCTTCGACCCGGCGTCGCTGCCCACCCAGGTCGCCTACCGGCCCTTGGCCAACGCCCGCATCCCGGTCCTCTGACCAGCCCAACCCACCAGGAACAACCTCCGAAAGGAAGAAACCGATGGCAGACATGCCACGGCTGTGGATCCGGCATGAGGCGCGCTCGACCGAGCGCCGCGCCCCGATCGTGCCGGCCGATGCCCGCCGGCTGGTCGAGCACGGGTTCCAGGTCACCGTCGAGGAGTCCCCCCAGCGAGTGTTCCCGCTGGAGGAGTACACCGCGGCCGGCTGCGAGACCGCGCCGGCCGGCGGCTGGAGCGGCGCACCGCAGCAGGCGTACGTCCTGGGCCTCAAGGAACTCCCCGAGGACGGCAGCGCACTGACGCACCGTCATATCTTCTTCGGACACGCCTACAAGGGACAGCAGGGCAGCCGCGAGCTGCTCGGCCGGTTCAACGCGGGCGGCGGCGCCCTGCTCGATCTGGAGTACCTGGTCGACGACATGGGCCGGCGGCTGGCCGCGTTCGGCTACTGGGCCGGGTACGTCGGCGCGGCGCTCGCCGTGCTGCACAGCCGGGGCGCCCTGCGCGCACCGCTGGAGCCGCTGGCCAAGGCCGAGTTGGACCGCCGGCTGGCCGAGCCGCACGACGGCGAGCAGCCGTCCGTGCTGGTCGTCGGGGCGCTCGGGCGCTGCGGACGCGGCGCACTGGACGCCCTCGCCACCGCCGGGCTGGCCGCGACCGGCTGGGACGTCGCCGAGACCCGTCAGCTCGACCGGTCCG
This genomic window contains:
- a CDS encoding acyl-CoA dehydrogenase family protein → MKLTPPTAFDREILALPFYEDHHRTRAQALGQWCEEQAELWEQSRRESPEKAGRRILQALGEAGWLAFLDPAAASGSPGDGDYRSICLAREALAYAEDLADFAFSIQALAATPILRYGSEQQQRRYLPGMAAGTLAGAFAVSEEQAGSDVAALALAAVRDGDDYVLNGEKAWIANATVADVFCVIARTGEGPGPLGLTAFLVPAGTPGLRVGEPVEMIAPRSFAHLSFTDCRVPAESVLGRPGRGFVVAMDLLERFRMTVGAAATGFARRAADAAQGRARQRRIYGGTLFDLPTVKAELAAIEVDLNASAMLVARAAWELDRGSRGYAKHSGIAKLHATEAAQRIVDRCVQVFGAAGLVRDSLPERLYRQIRSLRVYEGASEVQQQTIAGALDARRAR
- a CDS encoding iron-containing redox enzyme family protein, with amino-acid sequence MNVPQSHPLDDLTTSLPELPYLFGPAAAAAADQVLGGSPASLYQRLLDDQESETVLLVARRVLAAFLESEGEPEADPPADPTADSLARLVATERAELAARASAFWSQGDAESETDSELRQDVLRRRAPIALLAGCWLDTLSQPATQPAVIVNRLFAHHFELKGAGRPQRSLAELRRRGLADAGVLLPEIEEEDFLRRAEARPLTALHGAFYLALSRLPASFLPELVGVHYAFHALGVDELLTGAQPALPANELDGVLAEFIELTANSPSGRRDRIRLARAVRLVLRLEREQLALLGELVERRRGLSLDARVAEIVERHRPFAGRQHRSVKVAGRLLSETLADQDFDPAGFVQDFRASRHLRPLSTGGCPFTRGIKFGGPMFGIFDEREAAVFTAWAAAVAAGEPAGAPYTPDRTGEEQAAHWQRAVADARPADVRFAEPAPADDRELFHRLVNIESHPNTLPLARSLAVAGLDRAELLFEHGGGGRYTDAGWFEYSPQALLERVDRIYWDKLVEPYRPLQEIPERDEVVFHQKTFALGSLIDGTWAYRIGNLGRYHRQSDAMLFSIYADEMGRGDLAKNHITLIRRVLASMDVQLPHIRSADFLDQGELPDELYGFSIHQLCLALFPDTLYNEILGYNLGIEMFGLGEMRLHEIEKLRRHRLDVSYEEAHLSIDNASAGHARQSAEIVVSYLDGVRRSSGEAAVQQEWRRIWRGYASFAWFVEHPLVRSLTARPAQSADLLI
- a CDS encoding cytochrome P450, producing MLTPVDAVRHPDPYPYYATLTAELPFAYHESVQAWVAADARSVTAVLGSAGYRVRPTAEPVPTGLLGTAAGDVFGDLVRMTDGPVQQRLKQVVTGALREADGPAVGKTAAERTRASLARGGEPRFEELMFGVPAQVVAALCGLDDGADEEAARLIGDFVQCIPASATLEQQQAAALAAQRLQALLGPGLTAGRPEGQSEGLLGALVRAARREDWSETAPLLANAVGFLSQTYDATAGLIGNSLLALRDLAAVPHSAEELAAVVRETARHDAPIQNTRRFAAAPPQHGGPPAHAEPLRYGDAVVEPGQAVLLLLAAANRDPAVNPDPHAFRPGRPAPAVFTFGAAAHRCPGEELAVAITTGVLAELLAAGFDPASLPTQVAYRPLANARIPVL
- a CDS encoding saccharopine dehydrogenase, producing the protein MADMPRLWIRHEARSTERRAPIVPADARRLVEHGFQVTVEESPQRVFPLEEYTAAGCETAPAGGWSGAPQQAYVLGLKELPEDGSALTHRHIFFGHAYKGQQGSRELLGRFNAGGGALLDLEYLVDDMGRRLAAFGYWAGYVGAALAVLHSRGALRAPLEPLAKAELDRRLAEPHDGEQPSVLVVGALGRCGRGALDALATAGLAATGWDVAETRQLDRSALLDHDLLLNTVLTTRAVEPFLRPADLDEPLRRLSVICDVTCDVTSAFNVLPVYDTVTSWQQPVRRLREGKPLDLIAIDNLPSLLPAEASRAFSAELLPQLLPLALGEAAAPAWQRCLSDFRTACRANDLEAPDA